A section of the Piliocolobus tephrosceles isolate RC106 chromosome 14, ASM277652v3, whole genome shotgun sequence genome encodes:
- the CCL19 gene encoding C-C motif chemokine 19, translating into MALLLALSLLVLWTSPAPSLSGTNDAEDCCLSVTQKPIPGYIVRNFRYLLIKDGCRVPAVVFTTLRGRQLCAPPDQSWVERIIQRLQRTSTKMKRRSS; encoded by the exons ATGGCCCTGCTACTGGCCCTTAGCCTGCTGGTTCTCTGGACCTCCCCAG CCCCAAGTCTGAGTGGCACCAATGATGCTGAAGACTGCTGCCTGTCTGTGACCCAGAAACCCATCCCGGGGTACATCGTGAGGAATTTCCGCTACCTTCTCATCAAGGATGGCTGCAGGGTGCCTGCTGTGGT GTTCACCACACTGAGGGGCCGCCAGCTCTGTGCACCCCCAGACCAGTCCTGGGTGGAACGCATCATCCAGAGACTGCAGAGGACCTCAACCAAG ATGAAGCGGCGCAGCAGTTAA